Proteins encoded within one genomic window of Episyrphus balteatus chromosome 1, idEpiBalt1.1, whole genome shotgun sequence:
- the LOC129906276 gene encoding uncharacterized protein LOC129906276 encodes MSEEGDSFDIFTSIGAIYLLNKEELKQRMAQLGLSTEGTVAALRASFSAHIKEARVRKSMQNLCEEMERLVAEREYHEDAPPTIPVSSKDSFEIESVTVYPSGSNTNGKIQQPEYTEYQYRVPELQKHQKPIYTPATYAAINDLEKMTRHPDYRDWYYPSNLPRPAVTTITSAAHTAITEFEQMTKLPEYRPLYYPDEDTQNTGPKTTMSYVPCSLPGQHKTANRIPNVETPTTSVAAQLPSHNPRANYPRTILPEGWSCDRIPMNREAEVLNVVRKWGLRFDGSGSALEFIKRIEELTESYRIQSGDMSRAIPEIFRGTALEWYRINRGGFRSWEDFHQAFLGHFLPIRFVHKLEDEISRKRQGPREKAKDFIRATQYLIHQHPTMRITDNIDRIYDRLRPEYHLYIRRKDFKTLEELTGLAEEFEFIQNESRNQTPATVPAKTNPRNPFRNTSEQFDRRPVEVYDRKTHCWKCKQRGHSQANCLRPFRKFCSFCGKDGILTRDCSCHTQDAAILSDLPKPTEPTVKTESPIPDTTEHTALKANEVETDESNHINNPCEHKELETLAIQEGNPKLEDAIPGQAETPQIEVNLDPRYFIPIVINGLQLSALIDTGATKSFINKKVRRLLKKKKVPMRDLPHSVRMANGAPVYSNEHYNVSICIGNEEVQGELTYFKQLKQDVILGMDLLNLFDFVMTIKGKEIKTLEIPQVCSKDQMCVLGGKPLSLTQQDRLNELLNRELPNFDRLPNLTNAAVHRIRLKTNEPFRQRYYPRNPAMQRIIDEEIDELLADGRIEPSNSPYSSPIVLVKKKNGTWRVCVDYRQLNEISIMDAYPLPQILAVLDKLKQANFISTIDLKQGYWQIPLEEESRPVTAFTVPGRGLFQWRVLPCGLNSSAATFQRMLDSVLGPEMDPFAFAYLDDIIVISKTFEEHLEHLKEVFKRLQAAHLRINREKCEFCKRELKYLGYVVSDQGISTDPDKISAVRELNAPRNVRELRRVLGIASWYRRFIKSFSVIATPLTQLLKKIKSGNGAHRKKQHSI; translated from the coding sequence ATGTCTGAAGAAGGCGATAGCTTCGACATATTTACCAGTATAGGAGCAATTTATCTCCTTAATAAGGAGGAGCTCAAGCAAAGGATGGCTCAACTAGGCCTGAGTACCGAAGGTACCGTGGCTGCCCTGCGTGCAAGCTTCAGCGCACACATCAAAGAAGCCAGAGTCCGAAAATCCATGCAAAACTTGTGTGAAGAAATGGAAAGGTTGGTTGCCGAAAGAGAGTATCATGAAGACGCCCCTCCAACTATCCCCGTTTCTTCCAAAGACTCTTTTGAAATCGAGAGCGTCACTGTATATCCGAGTGGATCTAATACGAACGGAAAGATTCAGCAACCAGAGTATACAGAATACCAGTACCGAGTACCAGAGTTACAAAAACATCAGAAACCGATATATACCCCAGCTACTTACGCTGCAATCAACGACCTGGAGAAGATGACTCGGCACCCTGATTATAGAGATTGGTACTACCCATCAAATCTTCCAAGACCAGCCGTTACGACTATCACTTCAGCAGCCCATACCGCTATTACTGAGTTTGAACAGATGACGAAGTTACCGGAATACCGACCTCTTTACTATCCGGATGAAGATACTCAAAATACGGGGCCAAAAACGACAATGTCATACGTCCCATGTTCGTTACCGGGGCAACACAAAACCGCCAATAGAATACCGAACGTAGAGACGCCCACCACTTCAGTGGCTGCTCAATTGCCAAGCCACAACCCAAGGGCTAACTACCCAAGAACAATCTTACCAGAAGGATGGTCATGCGATAGAATTCCGATGAACCGTGAAGCCGAGGTATTGAATGTAGTCCGAAAATGGGGTCTACGATTCGACGGCTCCGGGAGTGCATTAGAATTTATAAAACGCATAGAAGAGCTTACCGAATCATACAGGATACAGTCGGGTGACATGTCGCGGGCTATCCCAGAAATTTTCCGAGGAACAGCTTTAGAATGGTACCGTATTAATCGAGGAGGGTTTCGAAGCTGGGAAGACTTCCACCAAGCATTCCTAGGACATTTCCTCCCCATTCGGTTCGTTCACAAATTGGAGGATGAAATCTCCAGAAAAAGACAAGGCCCTCGAGAAAAGGCCAAGGATTTCATCAGGGCAACCCAGTACTTGATTCACCAACATCCTACTATGCGCATAACAGATAACATCGATCGCATCTACGATCGGCTCCGCCCCGAATATCACCTTTACATCCGTCGCAAAGATTTTAAAACCCTAGAAGAATTAACCGGACTAGCGGAAGAATTtgaattcatacaaaatgaaagcCGAAACCAAACTCCTGCTACTGTGCCCGCCAAGACAAACCCAAGAAACCCGTTCAGAAATACAAGTGAGCAATTTGACAGACGCCCTGTCGAAGTTTACGACCGCAAAACGCATTGTTGGAAATGCAAACAAAGGGGCCACTCTCAAGCCAACTGTCTAAGGCCCTTCCGTAAATTTTGTTCTTTCTGTGGGAAGGACGGTATATTGACCCGAGACTGCTCTTGCCATACGCAAGATGCAGCTATACTGAGCGACCTACCTAAGCCGACAGAACCGACCGTAAAAACCGAATCCCCGATACCCGACACCACCGAGCATACTGCCCTAAAGGCGAATGAGGTAGAAACCGACGAGTCAAATCACATTAATAACCCATGTGAACATAAGGAATTAGAAACCCTCGCGATACAAGAAGGGAACCCAAAACTTGAAGACGCGATTCCGGGACAGGCTGAAACGCCTCAGATTGAAGTCAACTTAGACCCACGTTACTTTATACCCATAGTGATAAACGGACTTCAGCTATCAGCTTTGATCGATACTGGGGCCACGAAATCTTTCATTAACAAGAAAGTAAGACGgcttttaaagaagaaaaaggtACCAATGCGGGACTTACCGCATTCCGTTCGGATGGCGAATGGTGCCCCAGTATATAGTAACGAACACTACAACGTGTCTATTTGCATAGGAAACGAGGAAGTGCAAGGGGAATTGACATACTTTAAACAGTTGAAACAAGATGTCATCCTTGGAATGGACCTCCTTAACCTGTTCGATTTTGTAATGACAATCAAAGGGAAGGAGATAAAGACATTAGAGATTCCACAAGTATGCTCCAAGGATCAAATGTGCGTTTTAGGGGGCAAACCTCTTTCGTTAACACAACAAGACCGTCTAAATGAGTTGCTAAACCGAGAATTACCCAATTTCGACAGATTGCCTAATTTAACTAACGCTGCAGTACACCGTATTCGACTAAAGACAAACGAACCGTTTCGTCAAAGATACTATCCCAGAAACCCCGCTATGCAAAGAATAATAGACGAAGAAATTGATGAGCTGCTTGCAGATGGGAGGATCGAACCTTCTAATAGTCCTTATAGCTCGCCCATAGTCCTTGTAAAAAAGAAGAACGGAACTTGGAGAGTATGCGTTGATTACAGACAGTTGAATGAGATTTCTATAATGGATGCCTACCCGCTACCGCAAATATTGGCCGTATTAGATAAATTGAAACAGGCTAATTTCATATCCACAATCGACCTTAAACAAGGATACTGGCAAATTCCTTTAGAGGAAGAATCCCGCCCGGTTACCGCTTTTACCGTCCCTGGACGGGGTCTGTTTCAATGGAGAGTGTTACCATGTGGGTTGAATTCTTCTGCAGCAACATTCCAGCGGATGCTAGATTCAGTTCTCGGTCCAGAAATGGACCCTTTTGCTTTTGCTTACCTTGATGACATAATAGTCATTAGCAAAACTTTTGAAGAACATCTAGAACACTTGAAAGAAGTATTTAAACGACTGCAAGCTGCACATTTGAGAATCAACCGCGAGAAATGCGAATTTTGCAAGAGAGAGCTGAAATACCTTGGATATGTCGTAAGTGATCAGGGTATAAGTACCGACCCAGACAAAATATCCGCAGTACGAGAACTAAATGCACCCAGAAATGTTAGAGAACTACGCCGGGTACTGGGAATTGCTTCCTGGTATCGACGTTTCATCAAAAGCTTTTCAGTAATAGCCACTCCGCTCACCCAATTactaaaaaagataaaaagtgGGAATGGGGCCCATCGCAAGAAGCAGCATTCAATCTAA